The sequence ATCTTCAGTGTCCCAACGCCAAGTTTCCAACACCACCAAGCCCACCCAGTTCATCTGCCGAGCCTCCACCAAGCAGCCACTGCAGGAGGAGGATCTTAGCCTTGTCTCTCGAAGATTGGCTCTCACTGTTCTCATTGGTGCTGCAGCCGTTGGCTCCAAGGTTTCTCCTGCTGATGCTGCTTATGGTGAAGCTggtaagtttttctttttctttttcttttcttttttttttttttgaacaaCTTCTGCTTCGGAATGCAGAATTAGAACTGTATATGTTAACTGAAAATAATGTCTGATGCAGCCAATGTTTTTGGAAAGCCAAAAACAAACACGGACTTCATGCCGTACAATGGAGATGGATTCCAATTGTCAGTTCCATCAAAATGGAACCCAAGCAAAGAGAGAGAGTTCCCAGGTCAGGTTCTTAGATATGAAGACAATTTTGACTCCAACAGCAATCTCTCTGTCATGATCACCCCAACTGATAAGAAATCCATCACCGACTTTGGTACCCCAGAGGAATTTCTTGCTAAGGTACTTCAAACATGGTGTCTGTGTTGGACCGTCTTGATTGTCTTCTTCTTACAGAACCCGTTTCAGTACTTAGGATTTTCTGAGTATATGACTTTATAGTTCCTCCATTGATAGTGTTCTTGTTGCTGCAGGTGGATTATTTGCTTGGAAAACAGGCGTATTTTGGCAAAACCGCCTCTGAGGTagtaaaatttctaaaattaaattgagttCTTAAACTTTTACGATATCACTCCTTAAAATATACGAGAAGTGATTTAGAGATGTTCTAATagctaataatataatgacTTACAGGTATTAAATTGTTACTCTTGTCTGTCGTCATATTATGAAATGATGAGTAATGATTGATGTGCTAATCattacatataattaatattgatattaattacaatacaaaaatcaaatatttagatcaattaataataaaatgaaaattaacaTCCGATTAATTAATGATGCCACGgaagcaattatttttgaacTGTATGCTTATTGTGTTCTTTTAATTGATGCAGGGAGGTTTCGACCCGAATGCTGTGGCAACAGCTAACATATTAGACAGTTCAACTCAAGTGGTGGGTGGGAAAGAATATTACTTTTTGTCAGTGTTAACAAGGACTGCTGACGGAGATGAAGGCGGCAAGCACCAACTGATCACAGCCGCTGTGAAAGATGGCAAGCTTTACATTTGCAAGGCACAAGCTGGAGATAAGAGGTGGTTTAAGGGAGCAAGAAAGTTTGTAGAGAGCGCTGCTAGCTCCTTCAGTGTTGCTTAAGGATAATCACAGGGTTAATTGCATGtaaatcattttaattaattaattaatcaatgtaTGGTGTTTGTTTTGAGATAATGGTCTGGAACTTCCTTTTTGCGAGCTAGGAGTTGGGATGGAGGCAGCAGATTGttgatattataatattttgaatcCCATGTTACTTGTAACGAGCTGAAACATTCCTACTCTCTCACATTTCTGCTGTTGTTGTTGGATACTAGAAGAACCTTCACTTTTTGGATCGTACTCTAGCTTTTCTTGTAAGAACATCCACAATTGATCTGCTTGACAAGATCTCCTTCCTTCTTTAATATCACTACCACAGGCGATAATATACTTGGAGAAATCCAATACTTCACAAATATACTTGTCTGATATTACATGAACCTAAGTGCTAATCTTAGAGCTCTGACGGTGCAAAATTAATCcatcatatatattttcaaatacaaatattttaatttacagTATTAGCAAAATTGAGGGTGTAAAAGTAAAGAACCCATTACATTGAATTGGGTCTCACACAGAGTGTGCTCGTCGTTAAACTTGAGAATAAAAGTCAGTTTCGCCCTCCTCTTTTGCATCATTTTGTTCATTGAAGGGACATTGATTTGTGGGTATAATAGGAAAGGAATGACAATTTGTAGTGTGTGGATAAAAATAACCTTGCCATGCAATGTCATTTGGTGAGCTATTTGCTGGCAAGGGAAGGACCAACTGGTCTttcaatttgttaaaattgatTTGGAACTTCTATTGTATTGGTCAATAGGGGGACATGCGGTGGTGGAGGGTAGGCAGCACCGTTGATCAAAATCAAACAACCTAATAGCAAAAGTTATCAacatttaattgaaaagaataaagattaGGTATTTACGTGCAAGAAAACTTGTATCATCAACAACcattattttaaatcttataattattcttaatcataaaaattttggGTAAGTTCAGCCAAAACAACTAGTTCAACCGATTAAAATAGTCAAATTTCAACTTGTCCCTacttttattatctaattgaGCCAGAATGATCaagattttttattcaattggTTAAACAAGTTGGCTCTatacaattttgaaaatacttatttcattaattagaatattaaattttattatattatattatatttaatgatataaattaataaaaataatttataataattaaaaaattatagttaattttctatagctcaattatatttattataaaaaatatttataaaattattttaaaagtagaaatttaaatttaaattctactaataaaaatttctattttcaaatattatttattttaaaatataaaaatttaattatataatattaatttaaagtaagttactataataaatttaaataaataaaaaaatcaaatcagctgataagaaaaagttttaaaatagaTCTGATACAATCAGCAGCTGATTAGGACTAAATTAGCTATCAactgttattttttaagtctTTATCAAATGCTTTAATACAGTTGTTTAATGAGAAATATCTATTAACTCTATTAAAACTATGAACTAAACACCCTTTGAAAGCTAGATTTTGAAGTTTTAACTTTTTGAGATTTAATAGGTGAAACTTGAATTAGAAAGAATTTCTATGTATAGgttggatttttatttataattatctcaTTCTCTGTTACATTCAGTCATTGAACGAGTGattattttaactataaaatataatatattgaaaataatttgatgttttatttattattttatatggtTTTAGATTCTTAAACAGTCGTTAGAGTATGAAATTAATAGTGTGATGAACAAAATTAATGAAGAGTGAATTAACAATTAGGTAGgttctttttttcaaattaagaaaagaaaaagcgactaaattaaataaaaataaaggaaaagattACTTATGATGATATAAAGAATTGACTACTAAATTAAGGACCTATAGAATCAAAAGCTTcttattgtttgttttatcGGTCAATTTTTCAAACGCATAAAATGTCCACTTTTTATAGCAACAGATAACCACCCAACACCAAACCATCCTCTGCTTCAGTttaaatcttttctttctcattttacATTCACACCTCAACTTTCCAAATATTATTACATGAAGCAAACACATACTCCATAGACAGACAAAGAGACAAGGAaaggaataaagaaaaagatcgATCATGGTGAACCTTGTAGCAGCTCAAAAGCCCTTGTTGCATGGGCTAATGAAAATGGCAGGGGTTATACCCCACTCTGTACAGATCGAGTTAGGCACAGTCATGAACTTCTGGGTTCCAGTTGAAACCATTCGAAAACCAAGAAAAGATGAAGAAACCCCCAAAACCCAGACCTTAACTACACCGGCGAAGCCTGTTGTTGTCTTAATCCATGGCTTTGCTGCAGAGGGCATTGTCACATGGCAATTCCAAGTCGGTGCTTTAACCAAAAAATACTCCGTTTATGTTCCTGACCTTCTCTTCTTCGGGGGCTCCCTCACAGATAAAACTGACCGGTCGCCGGTGTTTCAAGCAGAAACAGTGGTGAAGGGCTTAAAGAAACTAGGAGTGCAGAAGTGCACAGTGGTGGGTTTTAGCTATGGGGGTATGGTGGCATTTAAGATGGCCGAGTTGTATCCTGACATGGTTCAAGCCATGGTCATATCTGGGTCCATCTTGGCCATGACTGACTCGATCAGTGATGCGACATTAAGTAGGCTTGGATTCAAATCTTCCTCGGAGCTTTTGCTTCCTACTTCTGTGAAGGGTCTTAAAGCTTTGCTTTCTGTCGCTGCTTACAAGAAGCTGTGGTTCCCAAATCGGCTCCACAAAGATTTCCTTGAGGTTTGTTTGCATCTTTGCTATTACACTCGCTATCCTTTATAAATTTGCAAGTTAACACTTGGTTTGGACATTCTATTTGGCAAGTTTTTTATCACAAAAACATGAGCACTTGCATGAGTCTTCGCATAAGACTGTCATGAGACTAGAATGGAAGTATCCTTCGTAAACAGAAAATGTTAGGTAGAACTTGCATTCACGACCTCTagaataatagaattaaaattctctctagGGTTAAATACTACTAATTACCCtctaattcttttatcaaatatataacttatgtTCCTTGTTTTTACTTCgatctaatatataaatttataaatataaggatgaaaattttcttttattctgaTAATACTAATTATTGCTTTCTTCGTCATAAATCAATGTTATTAAAGGattacattttttaaatttattattaaaggattaatttatttatcaaatttgaataaaaatatagttttacGATAATTTAATCATAGTGTCTTAACAACTAATAAtagagataataatttttctaccaaaagtaatttttttactgtaatatttttttagaaattaattatatagcagtttaataatattttagaaatataaatatttctgaaatatcttttatataaaattttgattttagaaccaaactaaaataacttcatcgataaaaatataaatcgaaccaaattgaattattagttcaattttatttttttagtttatttaagaTTTTGTTCACTCCGTGttttgatgtataaattataataaatatatattttttatttaaatatttaataattaatatatatttcaattatttaatattcaataaGCCATTCATCTATTgacttatattaaatttttttccttttctattcgTATTATCCTTATtagaaattaacaaatataacaagTCATTATTGTCGCCACTACCATTTTCGGGTCACCGGTCCTGGAAATGCATACCACTTGTACATATTGCTGCATGTAATTCTTTcattatgtaaaataaaataaatggaaaaGATACAcacagaagaaaaaaaaacttttcttCATCGATCTAacatctaataattttataaaattattttttaattaaaattaataaataattttataaaaaatattaaatattacatcaagtaataaaaatatagtggTTTCCTTGGTAAAACATTTTCAGcataatttaagataaaagTTTAATCGAAAGAAATGGTCAATATAGTTTAGTTCCTACATAAGTCAAAACAATTCTGTAAGTAATAAATTCCAATGATTTGGGCATTGTTGGCAAAACAACAGAAAACTCTAATActttaaatgaaatgaaataaaataaatatttttgtgattaataactaatgaaaaagtaataattaacCAAAAAAACTTTCAATAACATTTAAAGGTAACAACTATTTACCCCTAATTTTTTTGTCTAAGTTATCCTTTATATCTCTCATtgcatttttataatatataataatgaattaattaaaaattacaactTAAATAtcttgtaattttctttttcaaatattaagctcatacaaaattaattttatgtaaaagtggattaatattcttatttttattttcattacaGTTTAATTCTAgtatgtaataaaataataatgaataattctaGTATCTCAACTCTGCTTCcatccaaaaaataaaaataaattaaaaaaaaaaaacaacaatgaAGCATCACGTCAGAGCAGTTAATCAATCAACACTGTTGTGTTCTCTTGGCCATACACTAAATGGAGAATTACAGGTAATGTTCACTAACAGGAATGAGAGAGCTGAACTGCTTGAAGGATTAGTGATAAGCAACAAAGATCCTACCATCCATAAATTTCCACAGGTAATTTACTTATTTCCTTTGCCAGACATTTTTACAAGTTGTAATTCCTAAATGTTGTGTCTTTCAGAAAATACATCTCCTTTGGGGtgaaaatgatgaaatatTCAAGCTCGAATTCGCACAGAACATGAAAGAGTATGCATCGATATACCTGGAATCTATTGAACTGTTCTAGtgatttaacttatttttaagAACTAGCTTAAATTGAGACATGCAGATATCATCTGGTTAAGCCTGCTGCGAACGCTACCTTGtatcatatttaattcaaagagaaaaaaataaaacctgCATATTAAAAGGAATTCCTCTATAAGAACTGAAAtggatttgattttgattacAGGCAACTGGGTGAAAATGCAACATTTGAAGGCATAAAGAAGGCAGGTCATTTGGTTCACCTGGAGAGACCTTGTGTCTACAATCGGTGTCTCAAGAAGTTTCTTGCTTCCCTGCAAGGACCTCAAGCAGAGAAGTGAAGCTGTTCCTTGTACTTTTCATTCTACCTGTCTCGTTCTTGTATCTGCCCCTCTCATGATGCTGCTACCTATTTTGTTTACAAATGATAGCCTTATGATCCAGGGAAAAAAAGTCTCTGTTTATATTACTTCTTCCCATCTCTATGCTATCAAATGAATTCCAAtgaattgtttattttatgcCCTGCTAAAAGTAGACCTAATCGAAGTTAAATAGATCTGAATGATGGGTTTGGcataaaagtattaatattgaagcaataataaaacagagatctagaaaaataaagataaacaaaagCAATAAAGGCCGCCCAATttcaggggtatatttgttgaaatGGTTTAAAatcctattttttattatcccCTCACACAAGTTCAGGGATTAAACCGACCCGTTTCTCCTTTTAATAAAGGTCGTGATCAGTTGGCTGATAAGAATCCTCTTCAAGTAATCGGATTATTTCCTTCCTCTCCTCCCCTAAAAACGCCGCCAATACCGCCGGCCACGGCATTCTTGCCTCAAAGAATCTACACTCACTCACTCAGTTACAATATTGGATGGGTAAGCCCATAACTCGATCCCTTTCTCGTTCTTTGCAGGAATCCTCCTGCACTTCAGGATCACAGTCACAATCACAAACCTCTGCGACTAATGCTTCCTTGACCAAAATACCATTCCGACCTAGAAAAATCCGAAAACTTTCTATCCATACCAGCACTGCCAATAATACCGAGGCAAGCTCCGCCGGCAAATTATTATCAGCCAAAGGCGAAATCGACCTCGCTCTTGAACATCTCCGCAACTCAGAACCTCTCCTCGCAGCTCTAATCAACACCCATAAACATCCCATATTCGAATCCAATACCCCACCTTTTCTATCTTTATCAAGAAGCATTCTCTACCAACAGCTCGCCCTTAACGCTGCAAAATCAATCTACACGCGCTTCCTCACCCTTTGCGGGGGCGAATCCGGGGTCCTACCGGAGAATGTTCTG comes from Ricinus communis isolate WT05 ecotype wild-type chromosome 5, ASM1957865v1, whole genome shotgun sequence and encodes:
- the LOC8273398 gene encoding oxygen-evolving enhancer protein 2, chloroplastic, encoding MATTGCFLHHPALTSTPNRLSSVSQRQVSNTTKPTQFICRASTKQPLQEEDLSLVSRRLALTVLIGAAAVGSKVSPADAAYGEAANVFGKPKTNTDFMPYNGDGFQLSVPSKWNPSKEREFPGQVLRYEDNFDSNSNLSVMITPTDKKSITDFGTPEEFLAKVDYLLGKQAYFGKTASEGGFDPNAVATANILDSSTQVVGGKEYYFLSVLTRTADGDEGGKHQLITAAVKDGKLYICKAQAGDKRWFKGARKFVESAASSFSVA
- the LOC8273397 gene encoding 2-hydroxy-6-oxononadienedioate/2-hydroxy-6-oxononatrienedioate hydrolase, coding for MVNLVAAQKPLLHGLMKMAGVIPHSVQIELGTVMNFWVPVETIRKPRKDEETPKTQTLTTPAKPVVVLIHGFAAEGIVTWQFQVGALTKKYSVYVPDLLFFGGSLTDKTDRSPVFQAETVVKGLKKLGVQKCTVVGFSYGGMVAFKMAELYPDMVQAMVISGSILAMTDSISDATLSRLGFKSSSELLLPTSVKGLKALLSVAAYKKLWFPNRLHKDFLEVMFTNRNERAELLEGLVISNKDPTIHKFPQKIHLLWGENDEIFKLEFAQNMKEQLGENATFEGIKKAGHLVHLERPCVYNRCLKKFLASLQGPQAEK
- the LOC8273396 gene encoding alkylbase DNA glycosidase-like protein mag2, which produces MGKPITRSLSRSLQESSCTSGSQSQSQTSATNASLTKIPFRPRKIRKLSIHTSTANNTEASSAGKLLSAKGEIDLALEHLRNSEPLLAALINTHKHPIFESNTPPFLSLSRSILYQQLALNAAKSIYTRFLTLCGGESGVLPENVLSLSVQQLREIGISGRKASYLHDLADKYRNGSLSDSSILEMSDDMLLTSLTAVKGIGVWSVHMFMIFSLHRPDVLPVGDLGVRKGVQSLYGLKELPQPSLMEQLCEKWRPYRSVGSWYMWRLMEAKTLAKATAKS